The DNA segment TGCTATATAATTAAAATCATAAACCTTGGCATAGTCAGCCATAATTTGCTCCATCATTAACTTCGTCTGTCCATAGACATTGGTCGGATTTTTAAGCGCCTCTTCACTGATTGGCATTACCTCAGGCTCACCATACACAGCTGCCGTCGACGAAAAAACAAGTTTATTAACACTACACTCCAGCATAACTTCCAATAATGATAAAGTTCCTTGGACATTATTATGATAATATAATTGAGGATTAGTCATTGATTCAGCCACTAAACTAAATGCTGCAAAGTGAACTACAGCCTCAATCTTATGTTCTGTTAAAACTGTTTTTAATAATTTTTTATCAAACAAATCACCTTGAACCAAAATGCTGTTTGGCACGGCTTGTTTATGCCCTTTACTTAAATTATCATAAACAACAACCTTATCGGCAATTTTTTCTAACATTTTCACAGTATGTGAGCCAATATAGCCAGCTCCACCGGTTACTAAAACCCTCATCAAGGCACCAACTTTCTGTTTTTTTCAAAAACTTACATTAAAGTAAAGTATATCTACAATAGTATTCTTTGACAATAGCTATTCTAAAAAAAGGAACTGCCCTAAACATGTCGAAGATACTAAACAGTTTAAAAAAGGAGTTTAATCATGATTACATCTATTATCACCATTAAAATACTAGCGCTGGCTTTAACCATAATTTTAACAGCCTTAGTTGCGTTAGCGTTAAAAAAGCAGCAATATTTTAAAATAATAGCAATACTCGGTATTATTTTATTACCATTTACAATTACCGTTCCTAATAACAGTTCACCTCAATTAACAGCAGAGCAACAAGAGTTAGCAATTGCTGAGTACACCTCTTTTAGCAAATGGTATAGCAATTATTTAAAACAAATTGATAAAATTGATGCTTTTAACAAAGATTATAACAATTTACACGAAA comes from the Negativicutes bacterium genome and includes:
- the galE gene encoding UDP-glucose 4-epimerase GalE, which codes for MRVLVTGGAGYIGSHTVKMLEKIADKVVVYDNLSKGHKQAVPNSILVQGDLFDKKLLKTVLTEHKIEAVVHFAAFSLVAESMTNPQLYYHNNVQGTLSLLEVMLECSVNKLVFSSTAAVYGEPEVMPISEEALKNPTNVYGQTKLMMEQIMADYAKVYDFNYIALRYFNACGADDSGTIGEDHSPESHLIPLVLQTCLGLRNSIKIFGTDYDTADGSCVRDYIHVNDLGQAHILALQALYRGASSTAYNLGNGTGFSVKEIIAAAEEVTGIKIVKELTERRAGDPACLIASSTKIKKELQWQPQYTEIKDIIASAWQWQKNNPQGFAK